TTTCAAACTTCATAATTGGAGAAGTTGATGGCAAAGTCATAGGTGTAATCTCTTGTCTGGAAGAGCCATTCAATGAAATCCATTCTGTAGCAGTTCATGCTTCTTACCGGGGAAAAGGAATTGGAAAATCACTTTTGCTTCATGCAATGAACCGTATGAGCGGCACAACATACGTAAGGACAACCTCTCCTGACTTTTTCCTGAAGCAGGGGTTTAAGGAAGTTGAAGACAAAGGAAAAGAAGAATTGTGGGAAGATTGTCGCAATTGCAGTCGCCTCGAGTCATGCAGGCAACATTTCCTTTATTTCAAAAAAGGCGGAGAATAACGAATGCTGACACTTGGAATTGTCAACACATATGATAAAATAAAGGTGCTTGATGCTCATTATCG
The DNA window shown above is from Methanohalophilus levihalophilus and carries:
- a CDS encoding GNAT family N-acetyltransferase, which translates into the protein MNAQKAPASSDPEKVLVRNAGKADEKAVDVLLSTYFLDRDDVDISNFIIGEVDGKVIGVISCLEEPFNEIHSVAVHASYRGKGIGKSLLLHAMNRMSGTTYVRTTSPDFFLKQGFKEVEDKGKEELWEDCRNCSRLESCRQHFLYFKKGGE